Proteins encoded in a region of the Paramagnetospirillum magneticum AMB-1 genome:
- a CDS encoding COQ9 family protein, giving the protein MESRPLKDALVTAMLPHAAFDGWSRQTLEVAAAELDMDPSLLARLFPRGAVDAVSHLVEHADRTLEADLAAIGLDGRGVGERVFLAVKLRLERWADHREAIRRATSILALPQNLALAARLTWGTADALWLAVGDRSADFSWYTKRATLAAVYSATLLYWLDDESENCADTWGFLRRRLDDVRSLPQMRQKVEGLLGGRKTALMQRFRGVAPRA; this is encoded by the coding sequence ATGGAATCGCGTCCGCTCAAGGATGCCTTGGTGACCGCCATGCTGCCCCATGCCGCCTTCGACGGCTGGTCGCGCCAGACCTTGGAGGTGGCGGCGGCCGAGCTGGACATGGACCCGTCCCTGCTGGCCCGCCTGTTTCCCCGGGGCGCCGTCGACGCGGTGTCCCACCTGGTGGAGCACGCCGACCGGACCCTGGAGGCCGATCTGGCAGCAATTGGGCTGGACGGGCGCGGGGTGGGGGAGAGGGTGTTTCTGGCGGTCAAGCTGCGGCTGGAGCGCTGGGCCGACCACCGCGAGGCCATCCGCCGCGCCACCTCGATTCTGGCCTTGCCGCAGAATCTGGCCCTGGCGGCGCGCCTGACCTGGGGCACCGCCGATGCCCTCTGGCTGGCGGTGGGCGACCGCTCGGCCGATTTCTCCTGGTACACCAAGCGCGCCACCCTGGCGGCGGTCTATTCCGCCACCTTGCTGTACTGGCTGGACGACGAGTCGGAGAATTGCGCCGACACCTGGGGCTTCCTGCGGCGCCGTCTCGACGATGTGCGCTCGCTGCCCCAGATGCGGCAGAAGGTCGAAGGGCTGTTGGGCGGCCGCAAGACCGCCCTTATGCAGCGTTTCCGGGGCGTGGCGCCCCGGGCCTGA
- a CDS encoding EF-hand domain-containing protein, which produces MSVASVGNQSSIQSLLLNDLKKNGLTSDVASQVESEINSVFQSQSSSGSPPSPTDVRSAIEAKLKEDVSSGSLTQEQADSVIKALDEFESQIQQSGSAGGSQKGPDASELFSKLDSDGDGKLTQDEFVSGRHDNVSEDQAKQLYQKIAEKSGGDATSGLTADQFASGFSAAAPSGGAQAGGGAPPAGGGGGGGSAGGSSSGSSDEVVSVTTTTSADGTKTTVTKYGDGSSSTSTTYGQATSSSAETLQSILKTLTKGSTDSNETASYLNKLLSGNLIDTVA; this is translated from the coding sequence ATGTCCGTCGCATCCGTGGGGAATCAATCCTCCATCCAATCCTTGTTGCTGAACGACCTGAAGAAGAACGGCCTGACGTCCGACGTGGCGTCCCAGGTGGAATCCGAGATCAACTCCGTCTTCCAGTCCCAGTCCTCGTCCGGCTCCCCCCCCTCCCCCACCGATGTGCGCAGCGCCATCGAGGCCAAGCTGAAGGAGGACGTGTCCTCCGGCTCGCTGACCCAGGAGCAGGCGGATTCGGTGATCAAGGCCCTGGACGAATTCGAAAGCCAGATTCAGCAGTCAGGTAGCGCCGGCGGCAGCCAGAAGGGCCCAGACGCCTCGGAACTGTTCTCCAAGCTGGACAGCGATGGCGACGGCAAGCTGACCCAGGACGAGTTCGTCTCCGGCCGCCACGATAATGTCAGCGAGGATCAGGCCAAGCAGCTTTACCAGAAGATCGCCGAAAAGAGCGGCGGCGACGCCACCAGCGGGTTGACCGCCGACCAGTTCGCGTCCGGGTTCTCGGCGGCGGCTCCGTCCGGCGGGGCGCAGGCCGGCGGGGGCGCTCCGCCGGCGGGCGGCGGCGGTGGCGGCGGCTCGGCCGGCGGCAGCTCCAGCGGATCTTCGGACGAAGTGGTCTCTGTGACCACCACCACCTCGGCGGACGGCACCAAGACCACCGTCACCAAATACGGCGACGGCTCCAGCTCGACCTCGACCACCTATGGCCAGGCCACCTCGTCCAGCGCCGAGACGCTGCAGTCTATTCTGAAGACCCTGACCAAGGGCAGCACCGATTCCAACGAAACGGCGTCCTATCTGAACAAGCTGCTGTCGGGCAACCTGATCGACACGGTCGCCTGA
- the rpsU gene encoding 30S ribosomal protein S21, producing MQVLVRDNNVDQALKALKKKMQREGVFREMKLRRNYEKPSERRAREKAEAVRRARKLERKRLEREGF from the coding sequence GTGCAAGTTCTCGTTCGTGACAACAATGTCGATCAGGCCCTGAAGGCGCTCAAGAAGAAGATGCAGCGCGAGGGGGTCTTCCGTGAGATGAAGCTTCGTAGGAACTACGAAAAGCCGTCTGAACGTCGTGCCCGCGAGAAGGCCGAGGCCGTGCGCCGCGCCCGCAAGCTGGAGCGCAAGCGCCTGGAGCGCGAGGGCTTCTAA
- a CDS encoding cytochrome-c peroxidase: MIRRMTLSLALLLGMQALDAQAASEPIQPITPAKVKDAGLAELGKKLYFDTRLSKSGFISCNSCHNLSLGGTDNLKTSIGHNWQKGPINAPTVLNSSMNLAQFWDGRAKDLKAQAGGPIANPGEMAFTHELAVEVLQSIPGYVAEFKKVFGNDKVTIDEVTKAIAAFEETLVTPNSRFDKWLKGDKKALTKAELAGYALFKDSGCTGCHNGAAVGGNSFQKMGVVEAYKASSPAEGRVGVTKDEADRFNFKVPTLRNVELTYPYFHDGEAATLKQAVDTMGRIQLGRQFTDDENGKIVAFLKSLTGDQPNFKLPILPPSSDATPRPVPFDK, encoded by the coding sequence ATGATCAGACGCATGACGCTTTCGCTCGCCCTTTTGCTGGGCATGCAGGCGCTTGACGCCCAGGCCGCGTCCGAGCCGATCCAGCCCATCACACCCGCCAAGGTCAAGGATGCCGGCCTGGCCGAGCTGGGCAAGAAGCTCTATTTCGACACCCGCCTGTCCAAGTCGGGCTTCATCTCCTGCAATTCCTGCCACAACCTGTCGCTGGGCGGCACTGACAACCTGAAGACCTCCATCGGCCACAACTGGCAGAAGGGGCCGATCAACGCCCCCACCGTGCTGAACTCCAGCATGAACCTGGCCCAGTTCTGGGACGGCCGCGCCAAGGATCTGAAGGCCCAGGCGGGCGGCCCCATCGCCAATCCGGGCGAGATGGCCTTCACCCATGAACTGGCGGTCGAGGTGCTGCAATCCATTCCCGGTTATGTGGCCGAGTTCAAGAAGGTGTTCGGCAACGACAAGGTGACCATCGACGAGGTCACCAAGGCTATCGCCGCTTTCGAAGAGACCCTGGTCACCCCCAATTCCCGCTTCGACAAGTGGCTGAAGGGCGACAAGAAGGCCCTGACCAAGGCCGAGTTGGCCGGCTATGCCCTGTTCAAGGATTCCGGCTGCACCGGTTGCCATAACGGCGCGGCGGTGGGCGGCAACTCGTTCCAGAAGATGGGCGTGGTCGAGGCCTACAAGGCCAGCAGCCCGGCCGAGGGCCGGGTGGGCGTGACCAAGGACGAGGCCGACCGCTTCAACTTCAAGGTCCCGACGCTCCGCAACGTCGAACTGACCTATCCCTACTTCCACGATGGCGAGGCCGCCACTTTGAAGCAGGCCGTCGACACCATGGGCCGTATCCAGTTGGGCCGCCAGTTTACCGATGACGAGAACGGCAAGATCGTTGCCTTCCTCAAGTCCCTGACCGGCGACCAGCCCAACTTCAAGCTGCCGATCCTGCCGCCGTCCTCGGACGCCACGCCGCGCCCGGTGCCGTTCGACAAGTAG
- a CDS encoding methyl-accepting chemotaxis protein, with amino-acid sequence MELLRNLRIGRRILLAFLLPVFGLVAFSGYVIVLRWLVVDDTSGLIRMAATANSVSAVVHELQKERGASSLYVASGRKQFGDRVEAQRKLSDEAARRFEEQTSDPVATLGPDFAASQAKARDALAGRAKMRADIDSGAMDRNALFQAYTALIKVQLDMVGQMARLTPDKKAAEAVGAYLSFMEAKERAGQERATGAAGFAGTFDPVIYRRLVSLIADQEMLFAHFVRTASPELVAFFREKMGDPIVAEVNTLREAAHAKALSGGEGVPAPKWFEATTKRIDLMKVVEDRIATDLVASATKTTSDARLFLWGQIIAVIGGLGITFAAAGILAKGITGPIAHITNAMSRLATGDTAISVEGVDLPTEEGEMARAVQVFRNNHLAAEKLAAEQKAEQEAKERRRQAIERLTAAFRQEVSGALAAVGDATRLLNNSANSLGSSAQSMEGHAAAVAAAAEEASINVETVAGAAEELSASINEISRQVATSAQVSKQAVAEAERTNALVHGLADAARNIGEVVTMIGDIAGQTNLLALNATIEAARAGEAGKGFAVVANEVKHLATQTARATSQITEQVGAVQAATDQAVTAIQGIGAIIERINEVSSAIAAAVEEQDATTRDIARNVAEAAGGTREVSRHVSDVTSEAGETGKTATDVLGAVTALGSQSDALNTSVQRFLAGVETA; translated from the coding sequence ATGGAATTACTGCGTAATCTTCGGATTGGGCGAAGGATTCTTCTGGCATTTCTCCTTCCGGTATTCGGCCTCGTCGCCTTCTCCGGCTATGTCATCGTACTCCGCTGGCTGGTGGTGGACGATACCAGCGGACTGATCCGCATGGCCGCGACGGCCAACAGCGTCAGCGCCGTGGTTCACGAACTCCAGAAGGAGCGCGGCGCCTCCTCCCTGTATGTGGCCAGCGGGCGCAAGCAATTCGGCGACCGGGTCGAGGCCCAGCGCAAACTCTCCGACGAAGCAGCCCGGCGGTTCGAGGAGCAGACCAGCGACCCTGTCGCCACCCTGGGGCCGGACTTCGCCGCCTCGCAGGCCAAGGCCCGCGACGCCCTGGCCGGGCGCGCCAAGATGCGCGCCGATATCGATTCCGGCGCCATGGACCGCAATGCGCTGTTCCAGGCTTACACCGCCCTGATCAAGGTGCAATTGGACATGGTGGGCCAAATGGCCCGCCTGACCCCGGACAAGAAGGCCGCCGAGGCGGTCGGCGCCTATCTCTCCTTCATGGAAGCCAAGGAGCGGGCCGGACAGGAACGGGCCACCGGCGCGGCCGGCTTTGCCGGGACCTTCGACCCGGTGATCTACCGTCGCCTGGTCTCGCTGATCGCCGACCAGGAAATGCTGTTCGCCCACTTCGTCCGCACCGCCTCGCCCGAGCTAGTGGCCTTCTTCCGCGAGAAGATGGGCGATCCCATCGTCGCCGAGGTCAACACCCTGCGAGAGGCGGCCCATGCCAAGGCGCTGTCCGGCGGCGAGGGCGTCCCCGCTCCCAAGTGGTTCGAGGCCACCACAAAGCGCATCGACCTGATGAAGGTGGTGGAGGACCGCATCGCCACCGATCTGGTGGCGTCGGCCACCAAGACCACCTCCGACGCCCGGCTGTTCCTGTGGGGACAGATCATCGCGGTGATCGGCGGTCTGGGCATCACCTTCGCCGCCGCCGGCATCCTGGCCAAGGGCATCACCGGCCCCATCGCCCATATCACCAACGCCATGAGCCGGCTGGCCACGGGCGATACCGCCATCTCCGTCGAGGGGGTCGACCTCCCCACGGAAGAAGGCGAGATGGCCCGCGCCGTCCAGGTGTTTCGCAACAACCACCTTGCCGCCGAGAAACTGGCGGCCGAGCAGAAGGCCGAGCAGGAAGCCAAGGAACGCCGGCGCCAAGCCATCGAGCGGCTGACCGCCGCCTTCCGCCAGGAGGTCTCGGGCGCCCTGGCCGCCGTGGGCGACGCCACCCGGTTGCTGAACAACTCCGCCAATTCCCTGGGAAGCTCGGCCCAGAGCATGGAGGGCCACGCCGCCGCCGTGGCCGCCGCCGCCGAGGAGGCCAGCATCAACGTGGAAACGGTGGCCGGCGCCGCCGAGGAATTGTCCGCCTCCATCAACGAGATCAGCCGGCAGGTCGCCACCTCGGCCCAGGTGTCCAAGCAGGCGGTAGCCGAAGCCGAGCGCACCAACGCCCTGGTGCACGGGCTGGCCGACGCCGCCCGCAATATCGGCGAAGTGGTCACCATGATCGGCGACATTGCCGGACAGACCAACCTGCTGGCGCTCAACGCCACCATCGAGGCGGCCCGGGCGGGAGAAGCCGGCAAGGGCTTCGCCGTGGTTGCCAACGAGGTCAAGCATCTGGCCACCCAGACCGCCCGGGCCACCAGCCAGATCACCGAGCAGGTGGGCGCCGTCCAGGCAGCCACCGATCAGGCGGTCACCGCCATCCAGGGAATCGGCGCCATCATCGAGCGCATCAACGAGGTCTCCTCGGCCATCGCCGCCGCGGTGGAGGAGCAGGACGCCACCACCCGCGACATCGCCCGCAATGTGGCCGAGGCCGCCGGGGGCACCCGCGAGGTCTCGCGCCATGTCAGCGACGTCACCAGCGAGGCGGGAGAGACGGGAAAGACCGCCACCGACGTTTTGGGGGCGGTGACGGCCCTGGGCAGCCAGTCCGATGCCCTCAACACTTCGGTCCAGCGTTTCCTGGCGGGGGTGGAGACGGCCTAA
- the pntB gene encoding Re/Si-specific NAD(P)(+) transhydrogenase subunit beta, whose translation MSASLATVSYIGATILFILSLGGLSNPETSRRGNVLGMIGMALAVIATVFGPQVTWGGVPWIIIAMAIGGSVGLYAARTVQMTQMPELVALMHSLVGLAACLVGFASYIDTAHTFVGAEKTIHDVEIYIGILIGAVTFSGSLIAFGKLSAKIGGKPLLLPARHLLNLAGLLVVIWVGKGFLNAESTGGGFFALIIMTLIALAFGVHMVMAIGGADMPVVVSMLNSYSGWAAAATGFMLNNDLLIVTGALVGSSGAILSYIMCRAMNRNFISVIAGGFGTGGGTVAAPADGQPAGEVIPVSATETAELLKDAKSVIIVPGYGMAVAQAQHTVYEITKHLREKGVNIRFGIHPVAGRMPGHMNVLLAEAKVPYDIVMEMDEINDDFPETDVAMVIGANDIVNPAAQEDPNSPIAGMPVLEVWKAKTSIVMKRSMASGYAGVDNPLFYKENNRMLFGDAKKMLDEVLTALKA comes from the coding sequence ATGTCCGCAAGTCTCGCCACCGTTTCCTATATCGGTGCCACCATCCTGTTCATCCTCAGCCTCGGCGGCCTGTCCAATCCCGAGACCTCGCGCCGCGGCAACGTGCTCGGCATGATCGGCATGGCCCTGGCGGTGATCGCCACCGTGTTCGGTCCCCAGGTCACCTGGGGCGGGGTGCCGTGGATCATCATCGCCATGGCCATCGGCGGCTCGGTCGGTCTTTACGCCGCCCGCACCGTGCAGATGACCCAGATGCCCGAACTGGTCGCCCTGATGCACTCCCTGGTCGGCCTCGCCGCCTGCCTGGTGGGCTTCGCCAGCTACATCGACACCGCCCACACCTTCGTCGGCGCCGAGAAGACCATCCATGACGTGGAGATCTATATCGGCATTCTGATCGGTGCCGTGACCTTCTCGGGCTCGCTGATCGCCTTCGGCAAGCTGTCGGCCAAGATCGGCGGCAAGCCGCTGCTGCTGCCCGCCCGCCATCTGCTCAATCTGGCCGGCCTGCTGGTGGTGATCTGGGTCGGCAAGGGCTTCCTCAACGCCGAAAGCACCGGCGGCGGCTTCTTCGCCCTGATCATCATGACCCTGATCGCCCTGGCCTTCGGCGTGCACATGGTGATGGCCATCGGCGGCGCCGACATGCCCGTGGTGGTTTCCATGCTGAACAGCTACTCGGGCTGGGCGGCGGCGGCCACCGGCTTCATGCTGAACAACGACCTGCTGATCGTCACCGGCGCCCTGGTGGGCTCCTCGGGCGCCATCCTGTCGTACATCATGTGCCGGGCCATGAACCGCAACTTCATCAGCGTCATCGCCGGCGGCTTCGGCACCGGCGGCGGCACGGTGGCGGCTCCGGCCGATGGCCAGCCGGCCGGCGAGGTCATCCCGGTCAGCGCCACCGAGACAGCCGAGCTGCTGAAGGACGCCAAGAGCGTGATCATCGTTCCCGGCTACGGCATGGCGGTGGCCCAGGCCCAGCACACGGTCTACGAGATCACCAAGCATCTGCGTGAGAAGGGCGTCAATATCCGCTTCGGCATTCATCCGGTGGCGGGCCGCATGCCCGGTCACATGAACGTGCTGCTGGCCGAAGCCAAGGTGCCCTACGACATCGTCATGGAGATGGACGAGATCAATGACGACTTCCCCGAGACGGATGTCGCCATGGTCATCGGCGCCAACGACATCGTCAACCCGGCAGCGCAGGAGGATCCCAATTCTCCCATCGCTGGCATGCCGGTGCTGGAGGTGTGGAAGGCCAAGACCTCCATCGTCATGAAGCGTTCCATGGCGTCCGGCTATGCCGGCGTCGACAATCCGTTGTTCTACAAGGAGAACAACCGGATGCTGTTCGGCGATGCCAAGAAGATGCTGGACGAGGTGCTGACTGCCTTGAAGGCCTGA
- a CDS encoding DUF3108 domain-containing protein, whose amino-acid sequence MMARTALILAAMVAGLLPAAASAEPAGWRYEIMWGGFHAGDMAVTGDQRDGAVQTGMTIRTVGLFDRLLRLRFAAEGGGREGSAGELGSEHYQTHFRNRTQEQMLRLAFRGGEAFTVLDEVLAVFAPPPDNDEPAPTVPPEARRGVRDPLTNIALLGRKARQALAGTGPGTFRLASYDGRRAYDFDVEVKGARRIAIRDQEFDSIELTMVLRPVAGFKPRFQKMWAGAEYLVHLDPQSLLPLRIYTDSFAAATVINAVDPCRVAAEQCAPLLAWGEP is encoded by the coding sequence ATGATGGCCAGAACTGCATTGATCCTGGCGGCGATGGTTGCCGGCCTGCTTCCCGCGGCGGCTTCGGCCGAGCCGGCGGGCTGGCGCTACGAGATCATGTGGGGCGGCTTTCACGCCGGCGACATGGCGGTGACCGGCGACCAGCGGGACGGCGCGGTGCAGACGGGCATGACCATCCGCACCGTTGGCCTGTTCGACAGGCTCCTGCGCCTGCGCTTCGCCGCCGAGGGCGGCGGCCGCGAGGGGAGCGCGGGGGAATTGGGCTCGGAGCATTACCAGACCCATTTCCGCAACCGCACCCAGGAGCAGATGCTGCGGCTGGCCTTCCGGGGCGGCGAGGCCTTCACCGTGCTGGATGAAGTGCTGGCGGTCTTCGCCCCTCCCCCCGACAATGACGAGCCCGCCCCCACCGTCCCGCCCGAGGCGCGGCGGGGCGTGCGCGACCCGCTGACCAACATTGCCCTGCTGGGCCGCAAGGCCCGTCAGGCCCTGGCCGGTACCGGCCCCGGCACCTTCCGCCTGGCCAGCTATGACGGCCGCCGGGCCTATGATTTCGATGTGGAGGTCAAGGGCGCCCGCCGGATCGCCATCCGGGACCAGGAATTCGATTCCATCGAACTGACCATGGTTCTGCGGCCGGTGGCGGGGTTCAAGCCGCGCTTCCAGAAGATGTGGGCCGGGGCCGAATACCTCGTCCACCTCGATCCCCAGAGCCTGCTGCCGCTGCGCATCTACACCGACAGCTTCGCCGCCGCCACGGTGATCAACGCCGTGGACCCCTGCCGGGTGGCGGCGGAGCAATGCGCCCCCCTGCTGGCCTGGGGCGAGCCCTGA
- a CDS encoding Re/Si-specific NAD(P)(+) transhydrogenase subunit alpha: MSLTIGVPRETFPNEKRVASVPDVVEKLIKLGFSVVVETGAGALANFDDESYVAAGATIAKSAAELWAASGMVFKVRAPSMDEVALIKEGTTLIGFVWPAQNPELMQALAARKITVLAMDCVPRQLSRAQKMDALSSMANIAGYRAVVEAAHQFGRFFTGQITAAGKVPPAKVFVAGAGVAGLAAIGTAVGLGAVVRANDTRAEVADQVKSMGAEFVKVEYEEEGSGGGGYAKVMSEGFQAAQREMYAQQAREVDIVITTALIPGKPAPRLITAEMVQSMRAGSVIVDMAAEQGGNCELTVPGEVVVRHGVTIVGYADLPSRLSKQASTLYATNLLRLTEELCKTKDGIIDVNFGDDAIRGLTVIKDGEITWPAPPLVLPAPPAPKPAAAMPEKKASGHGHGAGEPMSAKSLAITFGIGALAFWFVGANAPEAFLGHFTVFVLACFVGYMVVWNVTPALHTPLMSVTNAISSIIVIGALVQISPPLGEGISRPGFWIGLLAVISIILTSINMFGGFAVTKRMLAMFRK; this comes from the coding sequence ATGTCTCTGACCATTGGTGTTCCAAGGGAAACGTTCCCCAACGAGAAGCGGGTGGCGAGCGTTCCCGATGTCGTCGAGAAGCTGATCAAGCTCGGCTTCTCCGTGGTGGTCGAGACCGGTGCCGGCGCACTCGCCAATTTCGATGACGAGTCTTATGTGGCCGCTGGTGCCACCATCGCCAAGAGTGCCGCCGAGCTTTGGGCCGCCTCCGGCATGGTCTTCAAGGTCCGCGCCCCGTCCATGGACGAAGTGGCGCTGATCAAGGAGGGCACCACCCTGATCGGCTTCGTCTGGCCGGCCCAGAATCCCGAGCTGATGCAGGCCCTGGCGGCGCGCAAGATCACCGTGCTGGCCATGGATTGCGTGCCGCGCCAGCTCTCGCGCGCCCAGAAGATGGACGCCCTGTCCTCCATGGCCAATATCGCCGGCTATCGCGCCGTGGTCGAGGCGGCGCACCAGTTCGGCCGCTTCTTCACCGGCCAGATCACCGCCGCGGGCAAGGTTCCCCCGGCCAAGGTCTTCGTCGCCGGCGCCGGCGTGGCCGGCTTGGCCGCCATCGGCACCGCCGTGGGACTGGGCGCCGTGGTGCGCGCCAACGACACCCGCGCCGAGGTGGCCGATCAGGTCAAGTCCATGGGCGCCGAATTCGTCAAGGTGGAGTACGAGGAAGAGGGCTCGGGCGGCGGCGGCTACGCCAAGGTCATGAGCGAGGGCTTCCAGGCCGCTCAGCGCGAGATGTACGCCCAGCAGGCGCGCGAGGTGGACATCGTCATCACCACCGCCCTGATCCCCGGCAAGCCGGCGCCCCGGCTGATCACCGCTGAGATGGTCCAGAGCATGCGGGCCGGCAGCGTCATCGTCGACATGGCCGCCGAGCAGGGCGGCAATTGCGAGCTGACCGTGCCGGGCGAGGTGGTGGTGCGCCATGGCGTGACCATCGTCGGCTATGCCGACCTGCCCAGCCGCCTGTCCAAGCAGGCCTCGACGCTGTACGCCACCAATCTGCTGCGCCTCACCGAGGAGCTGTGCAAGACCAAGGACGGCATCATCGACGTCAATTTCGGCGACGATGCCATCCGCGGCCTGACGGTCATCAAGGACGGCGAGATCACCTGGCCGGCGCCGCCCCTGGTTCTGCCGGCGCCGCCCGCCCCCAAGCCGGCCGCCGCCATGCCCGAGAAGAAGGCGTCGGGCCACGGCCACGGCGCGGGCGAGCCCATGTCGGCCAAATCCCTGGCCATCACCTTCGGCATCGGTGCCCTGGCCTTCTGGTTCGTGGGCGCCAATGCCCCCGAGGCCTTCCTGGGCCACTTCACCGTGTTCGTGCTGGCCTGCTTCGTGGGCTACATGGTGGTGTGGAACGTTACCCCCGCGCTGCATACCCCGCTGATGAGCGTCACCAACGCCATCTCGTCGATCATCGTCATCGGTGCCCTGGTTCAGATTTCTCCGCCGCTGGGCGAGGGGATCTCCAGGCCCGGCTTCTGGATCGGCCTGCTGGCGGTGATCAGCATCATTCTCACCTCGATCAACATGTTCGGTGGCTTCGCGGTCACCAAGCGCATGTTGGCGATGTTCCGCAAGTAA
- a CDS encoding EF-hand domain-containing protein has product MLHGLGTSAASSTQHISSIFKKLDTNSDNSVDRTEFVAGKPDDVSEDQAGSLFDSLDTSGKGSLSQSDLASAFQQMASSMQTVLLQNQEAQQNAQSQGSGHGGPPDPEKMFQDLDADSDGTVSREEFVAGRPDDVSEDQAGAFFDKIATAAGADTASGLSQDQLASGLQAMGPPGGPPPGDSTQESSSEDQMINQILSQLLSQTSSTQSAQSGPDTSKMFEDLDSDGDGTVSRAEFTAGRPDNVSEDQAGAFYDKIASAAGADSSTGLSQDQLAEGMQKAGPPDRAEETASTQTASATQSSSTDQLLQELLKAIGSYQKANLLSTANTSLAA; this is encoded by the coding sequence ATGCTACACGGACTAGGCACATCCGCCGCATCATCAACACAGCACATAAGCTCCATATTCAAGAAGCTTGACACCAACTCTGACAACTCGGTCGACCGCACCGAATTCGTCGCAGGCAAGCCGGACGATGTCAGCGAGGATCAGGCCGGCTCGCTGTTCGATTCGCTCGATACGTCAGGCAAGGGATCGCTCAGCCAAAGCGATCTGGCCTCGGCCTTCCAGCAAATGGCGTCCAGCATGCAGACGGTGCTGCTGCAGAACCAGGAAGCCCAGCAGAACGCCCAGAGCCAGGGAAGCGGCCATGGCGGCCCGCCCGATCCGGAAAAGATGTTCCAGGACCTGGATGCCGATTCCGACGGCACCGTCAGCCGGGAAGAATTCGTGGCCGGGCGTCCCGACGATGTCAGCGAGGATCAGGCCGGCGCCTTCTTCGACAAGATCGCCACCGCCGCCGGGGCGGACACCGCGTCCGGCCTCAGCCAGGACCAATTGGCCAGCGGGCTTCAGGCCATGGGACCGCCGGGCGGCCCGCCACCCGGCGACTCCACCCAGGAATCGTCAAGCGAAGACCAGATGATCAACCAGATCCTGTCCCAGCTTCTATCCCAGACGTCGTCCACCCAATCGGCCCAGAGCGGACCCGACACCTCGAAGATGTTCGAGGACCTGGACAGCGATGGCGACGGCACCGTCAGCCGGGCGGAATTCACCGCCGGACGTCCCGACAACGTCAGCGAGGATCAGGCCGGAGCTTTCTACGACAAGATCGCCTCGGCCGCCGGAGCCGATTCCTCGACCGGCCTCAGCCAGGACCAATTGGCCGAGGGGATGCAAAAGGCCGGGCCGCCCGACCGCGCAGAGGAAACAGCAAGCACCCAGACCGCGTCTGCGACCCAATCCTCCAGCACCGACCAATTGCTGCAGGAATTGCTGAAGGCCATCGGCTCCTACCAGAAGGCTAATCTGCTCAGCACCGCCAATACCAGTCTGGCGGCGTGA